Proteins from a genomic interval of Capsicum annuum cultivar UCD-10X-F1 chromosome 4, UCD10Xv1.1, whole genome shotgun sequence:
- the LOC107869635 gene encoding agamous-like MADS-box protein AGL62 gives MNMNNTDAVNSTAMNVKKTQGRRKIAMKPIANQNSRHVTFFKRRSGLFKKASELCILCGVEIAIIVQSLKRQRLFTFGHPSADAIIDRYLSGKSASDQQFSFVQQNNEYFSQISRELDEEEIIDESKRVNGNNNGFWWNESIDDMGIEDLDKFVDALEELKKRVNMRVDELNMIKGSSSLPSTSTMNQAIDYCASVVPFDFN, from the coding sequence ATgaacatgaacaatactgacgcCGTCAATTCCACCGCCATGAATGTTAAGAAAACTCAAGGACGGAGGAAAATCGCTATGAAGCCAATAGCAAACCAGAACAGTAGGCACGTTACTTTTTTCAAGCGTCGCTCGGGTCTTTTCAAGAAAGCTAGTGAACTTTGCATTTTATGTGGTGTAGAAATTGCTATTATCGTTCAATCTCTCAAACGACAGCGGTTATTCACATTTGGTCACCCTAGTGCCGACGCCATCATTGACCGGTACCTCAGCGGAAAATCCGCCTCCGATCAGCAGTTCAGCTTTGTGCAACAGAACaatgaatatttttctcaaatctctAGAGAATTGGATGAAGAAGAGATTATTGATGAATCAAAGAGGGTGAATGGTAATAATAACGGATTTTGGTGGAATGAGTCGATTGATGATATGGGGATTGAGGATCTTGATAAATTTGTGGATGCATtggaagaattgaagaagagagtGAATATGAGAGTTGACGAATTGAATATGATAAAAGGTTCTTCTTCATTGCCGTCTACTTCAACTATGAATCAGGCTATTGATTATTGTGCTTCTGTTGTTCCTTTTGATTTCAATTAG